The DNA window TCTTGCATCCACAGTCCCGTATAAACGGTAAATTTGAATTATTGCAAAGGCTATGAGCACGTTTACAGCCATTCCAATGACGACGGCAGTGATTACAAATGCCTGTGGGAGGGGATCAACCGCGGTGCTCAGAAAGCTCTCAAGTGCGCTCTTCTCAAGGTTCGGAAGGACGGGGGGAGCTACCGGGTAGATTAAGCGATATCCGAGTAAAACGACAAGCAAGTTAGCGGTGTCAGTGAAGATTGTCAATGCAATGAGTTTTTTGGTTAAGTTAGGTCTTCTCGCAATTCCATAGAGGCTTATCATGACTGTTGCAATTAGAGATAATACAATGACCGCCCAGATGAACGTCATGACTTCATTCATTGGCCTCCCTCCTCAAGAGCTTCTTGAATATTTTTTCCGGAATTGCTAGGAGTAAGAATACTGCCGTGAATCCAGCTCCAACTGCTAGGAATTCAAAGAAGTTGTAGTAAATCAATGAACCACTTACAAGCTGTCCTCCAAGCTCGACTGGAAAAATCGGTTGGTTCTGCATTATGAAGCCACCGCTGAGGA is part of the Thermococcus sp. MV5 genome and encodes:
- a CDS encoding sodium:proton antiporter, whose protein sequence is MNEVMTFIWAVIVLSLIATVMISLYGIARRPNLTKKLIALTIFTDTANLLVVLLGYRLIYPVAPPVLPNLEKSALESFLSTAVDPLPQAFVITAVVIGMAVNVLIAFAIIQIYRLYGTVDARKLGEEQSTLLREGRV